A genomic window from Punica granatum isolate Tunisia-2019 chromosome 2, ASM765513v2, whole genome shotgun sequence includes:
- the LOC116197535 gene encoding ras-related protein RABE1c-like: MAAPPARARADHDFLIKLLLIGDSGVGKSCLLLRFSDGSFTTSFITTIGIDFKIRTIELDGKRIKLQIWDTAGQERFRTITTAYYRGAMGILLVYDVTDETSFNNIQNWIRNIEQHASDNVNKILVGNKADMDESKRAIPTSKGQALADEYGIKFFETSAKTNMNVEEVFFSIAKDIKQRLAESDTKAESQTIRINQPDQANSSGQDAQKSSCCG; this comes from the exons ATGGCCGCGCCACCAGCCAGAGCTCGGGCCGATCACGATTTCCTCATTAAGCTGCTCCTGATTGGCGACAGCG GCGTTGGGAAGAGTTGTCTGCTTTTAAGATTTTCAGATGGTTCTTTTACgaccagtttcatcaccacgATAGG CATTGACTTTAAGATACGGACTATAGAGCTCGATGGGAAACGAATCAAATTGCAAATCTGGGACACTGCTGGTCAGGAGCGATTCCGAACTATCACAACAG CTTATTACCGTGGAGCGATGGGTATTCTGCTGGTGTATGATGTTACCGACGAGACATCCTTCAACA ATATTCAAAACTGGATCCGCAATATTGAACAGCATGCTTCTGACAACGTAAACAAAATATTAGTTGGGAACAAGGCTGACATGGATGAAAGCAAAAGG GCCATTCCGACTTCAAAAGGCCAAGCTCTTGCTGATGAGTACGGgattaaattctttgaaacT AGTGCAAAGACGAATATGAATGTAGAGGAAGTTTTCTTTTCAATAGCAAAGGACATTAAGCAAAGGCTTGCAGAGAGTGATACAAAAGCTGAG TCTCAGACCATCAGGATAAACCAACCCGACCAAGCAAACAGCTCGGGACAAGATGCGCAAAAGTCCAGTTGCTGTGGTTAA
- the LOC116197534 gene encoding inorganic phosphate transporter 1-4-like, whose translation MANGQGQLHILQLLDNGKTKFYHFLAVMIAGMGFFTDAYDLFCISLVTKLLGRIYYHVDGSSKPGSLPPNVAAAVNGVALCGTLAGQLFFGWLGDKLGRKRVYGITLMLMAGCSIASGLSFGGSPRAVMATLCFFRFWLGFGIGGDYPLSATIMSEYSNKKTRGGFIAAVFAMQGFGILGGGSVALGVSAIFRKFYPAPAFAIDPVGSTVPQADYVWRIILMIGALPAILTYYWRMKMPETPRYTALVAKNAHKTHEDMAKVLQVEIPIEDQPVQESPPPGNRFGLFSKEFLHRHGLHLLGTASTWFLLDIAFYSQNLFQKDIFSAVGWLPNAKTMSALDELYKIARAQFFIALCGTVPGYWFTVVLIDLIGRFTIQMIGFFFMSVFMLALAIPYHHWTLNPLGFAILYGATFFFANFGPNSTTFVVPAEIFPARLRSTCHGISAASGKAGAIIGAFGFLYAAQNQDKSKANAGYPAGIGMRNSLIVLAVINMLGLLCTLLVPEPKGKSLEEISQENEEIKAGQLQ comes from the coding sequence ATGGCCAATGGACAGGGCCAACTCCACATCCTCCAACTTCTCGACAATGGCAAGACCAAGTTCTACCACTTCCTGGCGGTCATGATCGCCGGCATGGGCTTCTTCACCGATGCGTACGATCTGTTTTGCATCTCCCTCGTCACGAAGCTCCTTGGCCGCATCTACTACCACGTGGATGGCTCATCCAAGCCCGGCTCCCTGCCCCCGAATGTGGCCGCCGCCGTGAATGGGGTTGCCCTATGCGGGACACTTGCCGGCCAGCTCTTCTTCGGGTGGCTCGGGGACAAGCTTGGCCGGAAGCGGGTCTATGGAATCACTCTGATGCTCATGGCTGGTTGTTCTATTGCCTCGGGCCTGTCATTCGGTGGTTCACCGAGGGCGGTCATGGCCACACTCTGCTTCTTCCGCTTCTGGCTAGGGTTTGGCATTGGCGGCGACTACCCGCTCTCTGCCACCATCATGTCCGAATACTCCAACAAGAAGACCCGAGGCGGATTCATCGCTGCTGTGTTCGCCATGCAGGGTTTTGGGATTCTAGGTGGGGGTTCGGTGGCGCTCGGGGTCTCAGCCATCTTCCGAAAATTCTACCCTGCGCCAGCATTCGCCATCGACCCGGTCGGGTCCACCGTCCCGCAGGCAGATTACGTGTGGCGGATCATCCTGATGATCGGTGCCCTTCCAGCTATCCTGACTTACTATTGGCGGATGAAGATGCCTGAAACGCCCCGTTACACAGCCTTGGTGGCAAAAAACGCCCACAAAACACACGAGGACATGGCGAAGGTCTTGCAGGTCGAGATTCCAATCGAGGATCAACCGGTCCAAGAGAGCCCGCCCCCAGGTAACCGTTTCGGGTTATTCTCCAAGGAATTCCTCCATAGGCATGGTCTACACCTGCTCGGCACGGCGAGCACGTGGTTCCTTCTAGACATTGCATTCTACAGTCAGAACCTGTTCCAGAAGGACATATTCAGTGCGGTTGGGTGGCTCCCGAATGCTAAGACCATGAGTGCCTTGGACGAGCTATACAAAATTGCACGTGCCCAGTTCTTCATCGCGCTTTGTGGGACGGTCCCAGGGTATTGGTTTACGGTTGTTCTGATTGACCTCATAGGCCGGTTCACCATCCAGATGATCGGCTTCTTTTTCATGTCCGTGTTCATGCTCGCCCTTGCAATCCCCTACCATCACTGGACCCTAAACCCTCTAGGGTTTGCAATCCTTTATGGAGCGACCTTCTTTTTTGCCAACTTTGGTCCCAACAGCACCACCTTCGTGGTCCCCGCAGAGATATTCCCAGCTCGGTTGCGGTCCACCTGCCATGGGATCTCAGCTGCCTCTGGGAAGGCCGGAGCAATCATAGGGGCCTTTGGGTTCCTCTACGCAGCCCAGAACCAGGACAAGTCCAAGGCAAACGCTGGGTACCCCGCAGGGATTGGGATGAGGAACTCGCTCATTGTGCTCGCCGTCATCAACATGCTAGGGCTTCTCTGCACATTGCTCGTGCCCGAACCAAAGGGGAAATCACTTGAAGAAATATCACaggagaatgaagaaattAAGGCAGGCCAGCTCCAGTAA
- the LOC116193675 gene encoding 40S ribosomal protein S15a-1 gives MVRVSVLNDALKSMYNAEKRGKRQVMIRPSSKVIIKFLLVMQKHGYIGEFEYVDDHRAGKIVVELNGRLNKCGVISPRFDVGVKEIEGWTARLLPSRQFGYIVLTTSAGIMDHEEARRKNVGGKVLGFFY, from the exons ATGGTGAGGGTTAGCGTTCTGAATGACGCTCTTAAGAGCATGTACAACGCCGAGAAGAGGGGAAAGAGGCAGGTCATGATCAGGCCTTCGTCGAAGGTGATTATCAAGTTTCTTCTGGTGATGCAGAAGCACG GTTACATTGGCGAGTTTGAGTATGTGGACGATCACAGGGCTGGGAAAATCGTGGTTGAGCTGAACGGGAGGCTCAACAAATGTGGAGTTATTAGTCCTCGCTTCGATGTAGGTGTCAAGGAGATTGAGGGATGGACTGCTAGGTTGCTTCCGTCCAGACAG TTCGGTTACATCGTACTGACTACCTCTGCTGGCATCATGGACCATGAAGAGGCTCGGAGAAAGAACGTCGGAGGCAAAGTTCTCGGTTTCTTTTACTAG
- the LOC116194110 gene encoding transcription factor bHLH123-like isoform X2 yields the protein MRNSFLPPLSPQALSFGNNEFRMPSMDISSIVDNKINGHSDSLWSLPRLFNDEEMKGANFGINYFQPIVISPPTGYRNISCDGVIGFEQQQGQSKKHFLGTPQTAHINERKCPLEAKEHKSATAEENKAPSEWKNNKRKRSSCSSRQFHPQAKRISMDLRENTETVRRSQKIGDKITALQKLVSPYGKTDTASVLQEASLYIKLLQGQIQHLFQMLSSSYSSISPLQLQENGKKQIDLRSRGLCLVPVSSIQGVTKETKVDNHSIHHYSH from the exons ATGAGGAACTCGTTTCTTCCACCACTATCCCCTCAGGCTCTCAGCTTCG GGAATAACGAGTTCCGAATGCCAAGTATGGACATCTCTTCAATAGTGGACAACAAAAT AAATGGCCATTCGGACAGCCTCTGGAGCCTGCCCAGATTATTCAACGATGAGGAGATGAAAGGGGCAAACTTtggtattaattattttcagcCCATCGTGATCAGTCCCCCAACAG GTTATAGAAACATATCATGTGACGGCGTCATTGGTTTCGAGCAGCAACAAGGGCAGAGCAAGAAGCATTTTCTTGGAACACCTCAAACG GCCCATATAAATGAGAGGAAGTGCCCGTTAGAAGCAAAAGAACACAAATCAGCCACAGCAGAAGAGAACAAAGCGCCGAGTGAGTGGAAGAACAATAAGAGGAAAAGGAGCTCATGTTCTTCGCGACAATTTCATCCTCAAGCCAAGAGGATTTCAATGGACCTCCGCGAGAACACT GAAACAGTGCGGAGGAGCCAGAAGATAGGAGACAAGATCACAGCTCTACAAAAGTTGGTCTCTCCATATGGCAAG ACTGACACTGCATCAGTCCTCCAAGAAGCCTCTCTGTATATCAAGCTGCTCCAGGGGCAAATTCAG CATCTATTTCAGATGCTGAGCAGCTCATACAGCAGTATCAGCCCACTTCAGCTACAG GAAAACGGGAAGAAGCAGATTGACCTTAGAAGCAGAGGGCTTTGCTTGGTTCCTGTGTCATCTATCCAAGGAGTGACCAAGGAAACCAAAGTTGATAATCACTCCATTCATCACTATTCTCACTAA
- the LOC116194110 gene encoding transcription factor bHLH123-like isoform X1 — protein sequence MRNSFLPPLSPQALSFGNNEFRMPSMDISSIVDNKINGHSDSLWSLPRLFNDEEMKGANFGINYFQPIVISPPTGYRNISCDGVIGFEQQQGQSKKHFLGTPQTAHINERKCPLEAKEHKSATAEENKAPSEWKNNKRKRSSCSSRQFHPQAKRISMDLRENTLQETVRRSQKIGDKITALQKLVSPYGKTDTASVLQEASLYIKLLQGQIQHLFQMLSSSYSSISPLQLQENGKKQIDLRSRGLCLVPVSSIQGVTKETKVDNHSIHHYSH from the exons ATGAGGAACTCGTTTCTTCCACCACTATCCCCTCAGGCTCTCAGCTTCG GGAATAACGAGTTCCGAATGCCAAGTATGGACATCTCTTCAATAGTGGACAACAAAAT AAATGGCCATTCGGACAGCCTCTGGAGCCTGCCCAGATTATTCAACGATGAGGAGATGAAAGGGGCAAACTTtggtattaattattttcagcCCATCGTGATCAGTCCCCCAACAG GTTATAGAAACATATCATGTGACGGCGTCATTGGTTTCGAGCAGCAACAAGGGCAGAGCAAGAAGCATTTTCTTGGAACACCTCAAACG GCCCATATAAATGAGAGGAAGTGCCCGTTAGAAGCAAAAGAACACAAATCAGCCACAGCAGAAGAGAACAAAGCGCCGAGTGAGTGGAAGAACAATAAGAGGAAAAGGAGCTCATGTTCTTCGCGACAATTTCATCCTCAAGCCAAGAGGATTTCAATGGACCTCCGCGAGAACACT TTGCAGGAAACAGTGCGGAGGAGCCAGAAGATAGGAGACAAGATCACAGCTCTACAAAAGTTGGTCTCTCCATATGGCAAG ACTGACACTGCATCAGTCCTCCAAGAAGCCTCTCTGTATATCAAGCTGCTCCAGGGGCAAATTCAG CATCTATTTCAGATGCTGAGCAGCTCATACAGCAGTATCAGCCCACTTCAGCTACAG GAAAACGGGAAGAAGCAGATTGACCTTAGAAGCAGAGGGCTTTGCTTGGTTCCTGTGTCATCTATCCAAGGAGTGACCAAGGAAACCAAAGTTGATAATCACTCCATTCATCACTATTCTCACTAA
- the LOC116194111 gene encoding actin-depolymerizing factor 2-like has translation MANAASGMAVHDDCKLKFLELKAKRTYRFIVFKIEEKQKQVVVEKVGEPTNSYEDFAASLPADECRYAVYDFDFVTEENCQKSRIIFIAWSPDTAKVRSKMIYASSKDRFKRELDGIQVELQATDPTEMGLDVIRSRST, from the exons ATG GCGAATGCGGCTTCGGGTATGGCAGTGCACGACGACTGCAAGCTCAAGTTCCTTGAGCTGAAGGCCAAGAGGACTTACCGCTTCATTGTCTTTAAGATTGAGGAGAAGCAGAAGCAAGTTGTGGTTGAAAAGGTTGGGGAGCCCACCAATAGTTACGAGGACTTCGCTGCAAGCCTCCCTGCTGATGAGTGCCGATATGCTGTCTATGACTTTGATTTCGTGACAGAGGAGAATTGCCAGAAGAGCAGGATCATTTTCATTGCTTG GTCTCCTGACACTGCAAAGGTGAGAAGCAAGATGATTTATGCAAGCTCCAAGGACAGGTTCAAGCGGGAGTTGGATGGTATTCAGGTGGAGTTGCAAGCAACTGATCCTACTGAGATGGGATTAGACGTTATAAGGAGCCGCTCCACTTAG